The proteins below are encoded in one region of Silene latifolia isolate original U9 population chromosome 2, ASM4854445v1, whole genome shotgun sequence:
- the LOC141643659 gene encoding uncharacterized protein LOC141643659, with amino-acid sequence MAAKYIVGSLAGSFVIAYVCDYLMADQKIFGGTTPSTVSNKEWWAETDKKFQAWPRTAGPPVVMNPISRQNFIIKSSDDS; translated from the exons ATGGCGGCGAAGTACATCGTCGGATCACTCGCAGGATCTTTTGTAATTGCTTATGTTTGCGATTATCTAATGGCTGATCAGAAGATTTTCGGag GAACGACGCCGTCGACGGTGTCGAACAAGGAATGGTGGGCTGAAACGGACAAGAAATTTCAGGCATGGCCGAGAACTGCAGGTCCACCTGTTGTTATGAATCCTATCAGTCGTCAGAACTTCATCATCAAATCTAGTGATGATTCTTGA